Part of the Vigna unguiculata cultivar IT97K-499-35 chromosome 3, ASM411807v1, whole genome shotgun sequence genome, AAAGtagaataattataaaaggTTTAATGATTAAGTGTTTTAGACAATATTTGTACGCAATACAAGTAATAATGCTACTACATAACAATGATTTAGGTGcagtttatatataaagaatgaCATGTAAAAGTTTAAATTGGATGATTATAATTTCCCTCTTCTACAGACTACCAAGttagtttcataaaaaaaaaaaaaaaaaaaacttacaatttaaataacctTTTTCATAGAGGTATATGCAGCAATGTTCTTTAAGATTTAATGGATTTATGATTTTCTGAGTTGTTTCTCCCTTTTCTGGAAAGTTGAGGTGCGCAAAGAAGACTATATTGTGTTGGAGAGGAAGAATGTTTATGTTCATTAGATTTGAAAAAACTAACAAGctcttttctcattttttttttctttggtaaaaacggaaataaaataaatacgcTAGACTAAGAGGCTTTTAAGTCTTTCCTTATTAGACAATATAAAGATGAAACCCCCCCTAATCCCACGtgatttaatatgtaaaaaatatgtaCAATTAATTATACTACCATGACGATTTTGGTATAGTTGTACGACTACTCAGTAATCTGACTACTAGTAAGTGGTTTTATAGGGTCACTCAACTTTAATTTGAGTTCTCTTACCTTAATTTCAGTCAGAAAATATTAGACTTAACTTGGTCCTGGACTGTCTTGACTTTATCTATATAAACTCATGCGACTTGACTTTATCCTAGTTTGGACTGATTTGATTAGGGATGACCAAGGATCGTGCAAACTCATCTTAACCTTGGGTTTGGGAGGCCTAAACGAGACTAGACCTTGCCCTAAGATGACGTGACTCGAACATTTAGCTTGGGTAAACTCGAGTCAACCTTTGGTTTGGGTCAACTTGGGTTTGACTCTAGCCCACTCAAGTTGACCTTTGATCAACCTTTTATCTGGGTTAACTTAAGTCGACCTTCAGTTTGGATAAACTTGGCTTGACCTTTGGCTTAGGTGAACTCAGCTTAACTTTCAGCCAAAGCCTACATAGATCGACATTCGACCTTAGCCAAGTCGGATCGACCTTCGGCTTGGACTGACTTGGCTCGACCTTTGATCCCAGCCGACTAGAGTCGACCTTCGAACCGGGGGTGACGCAGCTAAACCTTTAGCCCAAGCTAACAAGGCTCAACCTTCGACCCAGATTAACACAACTCGACTTTCGACCTATACCAACTCAAGTCGATGTTCGACCTCAGTCATCTTAGGTAGACCTTTAATCCCGATCGACTCACCTTGACCTTTGATCTTGATGACTTGCCTCGACCTACGATATGGGCGAATTGAGCTCTGCCTATGTTGACATGGCATGAACTTCACCTTGGGTCGAGTCAACTCTGCCCAGGTTGACATGATTTGACCTTCAATCTAATTTGACTTGGCTAAATCTTAAACCTAGATTGGGTTGACATGGTTCTTTGATGTTTTGACTCAACTTAAAAATGCCTTGattttagattttcaaaatctaaaatGTGATCTAATTTAGATTTGATCCGATTGAAATCCAAACTGAATCTAATTAAGtggattaatttaaaattaaaaagtataaatttaaatgtaagataacttcatttaaataaacttaaaataatataaatttaaattactatgGCTtgaataatagattttttttctacctTTACATATCATTGTTATATCATTGTTAGAGGACTGTGTTTTTGAATTATAAGTTTCACCTAATATTGTTTATGTAATTGAAACATTCTTGAATTGTCTAAACTAGTTGTAGTATTTGAAAAGATTTTAATcgttcttcatttttttaagtattttttagttcataaatttacatgtgaaattgaaattcatctatctctcaaactttgatacattttgattcCAAGCTTTAAGAATGAATggatatagtccttttaacctaaTGACATTAATTCTTTTAGACttgttaaatgatgttttaaacTAACATTTAAGCTAGAACTTGTCAAAATAGTGTAAACAAACTCAAATGACATCTTAAAATgcatttaacatgttaaaataatttaatgtaattcaGTTAGGAGAactatatttatacatttttaaaatttgagaaccaaaatatattaaactttcatataaaaacaaatttcaattttatgtccaaatttaaagaataaaaacatatttaacgtttttttttttcaacttctaAACATTATTGAACAGCCCCAACccaataaaatatacatatcaCCAAAAGTCTCAATTGTTTTGAGATAAAACTCAGCTTATATTAGAATTAATGAATCATTTCCAGCActgaaattttagaaaaaaactaGATGAAACGAAAAGAAAGAGATTAGATAAGAAAAGAGAGTGGGAACATAGTCCTAGTTTAGAACTTGAACACTGTACTATGCCAGCCACGCAATAAATCCCTTTGAAGTCACTTAACTGCCACCGCACTTCAAAACCAATCAACAACAGTTCCTCTATCTATGTGCTTTCATATTATATACTGTACGCAAAATAATGGTACTTTCTTCCCCCCTCCACACCCATTAATCTAAGCACGCACAATTAAtgtatatttacaaaaataaatacttctgacatttaaaataattaaagaactTTCTATAATTTATTACACTCATCCGAATTAATATTGGCACCTCTAAGTTTTATTTGTGATATTCaacaattaacaaatatgagatATTAAGGTGGGaagtgttgtttttttatttttcagaagatagcaaagacattttttttgtgTCCTCACAAAGAATAAGAGGGAAGCAAGTAAAATAATAAGTGAGTGTCGTTGTCTCGTGTACACCAAAAACAATCTCATTAACCCACGCTTTGcggttaaatatgttatttttagtCCAAATGTTACACTAAAAACCAAAAACCATACCTTAAATAGATCCTTGACCCTCTCAACATCCTAAGCTCTCTCCTCTCGCCACGTGGCACTACCACCCTTTTCTGAGGCCCGTGCCGGTGCCGATCAGTCATATCcagatatataaaaataaataaaatattaaatgtcaCATTATTTTACTACATCGATAATAATTATTATGCCAAAGTCCACAATAATTTTCCTCATGCTCCTCTCCCATTAATATCAACTTGCCTTTAAATTGACTTGGGAAGGCCATTTGAGAGTGAAACACTGTGGTATACAACTGCTGTGGGGTGCAGGGATAGAGCTGTGCAGAAAAAGACCCTTTTTTCAGTTTTCATTACAGAACACTTTCTTCTTCACACATTCTTCAGTTTGGTTCTTTGTTGATTGAGATGGGGAATTGCCAAGCTGTGGATGCTGCAGCTCTTGTGATCCAACACCCATCTGGGAAGATAGAGAGGTTGTACTGGCCAGTGAGTGCAAGTGAGGTTATGAGGACTAATCCTGGTTATTATGTGTCTTTGATCATACCATTGGCTGTGCCAGAAGGACAGAATCAGGACCAGAAGACAGTGCTTTTTACCCGAGTGAAGCTGCTCCGCCCCAATGAGACTCTAACTCTTGGCCATGCTTACAGGCTGGTCACTACTCAAGGTATAGGGTGAGCCAGTTGCAGTAACTTCTGTGTTTCTGGAATTGGGTTTGTTAAAAGTTCTTTTTTTTAAGCTAAATTGATGTGATGTTTGGCTGAGTTTTAAACATACCTGTAGTGGTCAATGTACTATGAAGGGTATGCGTTTGTTTAGTTAGTTTAGTGCTCTAAATGGTTTTTTCTGATTCTGGGTTTCAGAGGTTGTGAAGGCGTTGAAAGCGAAGAAACATGCGAAGACGAAGAAGCCTCATGGGAAGACAGTGGATAGTATGCAGATAATGCAACTGGAAAAGGCAAGTTCAGATGGTGAGACTGGAGGGATGTTGGACACAGGAAATACATATCAGGTGTGTTTCTGTTACTCATCAgcaatttgttttttctctttttggttgaatattattttaccaAGTTTTGCAATCTATCCAAAGTGATTCTGTGGAAGACTTAGATGTGTTTGGTTGAGCGTTTTATAGCTATGACCTGCATCAACCTGAAGCTTACAACATTTCTGAATAAACTTGAGAATTTTGACATGGATAAACACTTGGATCTAATAATTCACTCAGCACCTTATTTAGATAACTTTAGAAATACTTAAAGGAGATAGAAAAGTAAACAAGTTTTTCTGtctagttaaaattaatttttaataaaactaaatacaaAAGGTTTTATAGATTATTGTGTATACTTTAGACCaactcatttttttctctctcctatAAATACTCGtgaaaaaatttgtataaagACTTAGTGTTATATCTTCTTAAGTTGCTACTGGTATGAACAGAACACTGGAAGGATGTTATAATAATATGCAGCACTTCTTGAGaaacaaagagaaagagaaagagaaactaAAAACAGGATGCTActtatatacaatttttgtCTTCATTTTATGTGTTTGTGTCTTTATAGTTGACGAGTACTGATGTTACTGCATAATGAATTTCAGGGAATGAAGGCAGACAGATACAGGCTAATGAATTCCACACATGGTGCGCTTAAGCTGAAATCATGGCGTCCCTCTTTACAGAGCATCTCAGAGTGTAGCAGCTGAGTTGTGCTAGGATGTGAATGTAAGGTGTCTCAAGAGCATTGTTTGATTGCCTCTTTCTTGATGCTCCTTCTGGCTGAATACTTGATATATGGGCTAAGAAGTTCAACAAAGGTTTGAACTAGAGTATTCTCTTCCATCTCCAATCACACCCTCAACAACTAAATAACCATTTTCCTGGGACATCATGATTGTATAGCTccaagaagaagaggaaaattaaataaatggtGAATGTCAAAATCTACTGCAAGTgaatttacttttgtttttgttgaagcATTCACATGTTACGAGCAAATAGAAATCTTTACAATGAAAAAGTAAGAAACTGTAAAGAAGTTATTTTAGTGTTGAGTTCAAAACATCCCAATCCTTATCAACATATTTTTGTGCCCATAATAGTGATGATCTTGCAGCCAGGGCTGCTCCTGgtaatttcttcttctttagagCAACCATCATATCCGTGAATGGCTCCACCAACAATGTCCCAGGACCCCCATAGTCCTTGTGCAAAAACTCACTAAAAATCTGTTTCCAACAAAAGGCAACATTATTACAACTAATCAAGTTCAAAGAGAAACTAAGACATAAAAGCAATCTTTTTATAAGCAAGTGCCTTATTAACTAAGTCAGACTTTATATCcaatgcaaaacatatcacCTCACATCTGTTAAGCTTCTTTATACACCTACTCTACGATTCTGTAAAACCCAAAGTTTGCTAAAATCTGATGTTAATCGAAATGAACTACAATTTTGAAGTTCATGAAGGCTTTGGAATCCTGGCCCTTATATCTTGATTGAGATACCGAATAACAGGGAATTGGCCAGAAAATCTCTAGCAATTTCCATCAAGTTAAGCAGGGGTCATAACTACTAGTAGGTAATATAGATTGACACAGGAATCATACATCCATAATTAAAGGCTGTGTTTCGATTTCTGTTGGAAGACTTAAACCAATTTTCAGTTTTCATTGATCACtgttaatatatttaacatttttttagatccaattagaaacaaaattcacctcattttcaaataacttaaaaattacaataaatttttttaatttcaattaatttcaactcaacttaattttttaactaaaattgaaTCACATACTGagaattttaactaaaattcaATCACGTACTAAGAATATATGAAGCTGCAATTGCACACAACTCGGAATGTTAATGCTTTTACCAACTTACCATTAAGTATTGTTTTATTTACCAGGGATTGACTATACTTTATGATAGGATTTGCTTAGATCAATTTCTTATATCCTTGACACTGAAGTCCTATCAAATGATGACATgcggttattttttttaaattctgcCACACATTGTTGAGAACCCCAACTTGGAGAGATTTGAACCAGATTAACGAAATGGTGGTTGCGAGTAAACAGGTAAGGCTAACATAAGATTTGTTAGACAAATCATTGAggactatttaatttatattttcccATTAACTTAAGACTCGATAACTCAAAAAAGGCAAAAGAAGAGCAGCATATAAATGTCACTTGAAATTTGGAACAAAATGATATCTGTAAAGTTgtggtatttttatttatttgacgTGATTGCTTCAAGGAAAAGAGTAGTGAAACAAACATCGGTGAACAAATTCTTTTTGAGGTATGAATGCTGACCACCAAGTTATGAAACGAGAGGAATGTTTCTTAAACTTTAGATGTGGCAATTATAACATGGGTATTATCAAGGAATTTATTGCATATCTTTCAAGTTTTAACTTCATTAGTTTGTTATAAAATCTCTAGAGACAAATGCCGGGTATAATTTGTTTATTccaagtatttatttattatatttttgcaaAAGGATCCTTACTCATGGGGGAACTTGGTCCATATGCAAGATGATCCATTACTCTCGGCCTCGTCTTTAACTAAATCCATCCATTCCAGTAACATTGCAGTAATCTATCTTTTTAATCAAAAGAAGTTTTTGTACTTAAAtgcaatgaagaaaaaaaggcaTTAATAACACTTCCTTCAAGTATATCCCCTGTTCATATTATTGAGAAAACATGTACATCCTAACTCAAATTGTGAACTGTTACAAACAAAAATCTATTTAAACAAAGATAGTCTAATATTCTCATAGATATAGTCAGTGCCTGCTTAGCTATTGAATAACAGAAAGGAAATGCAGAGTGATCAATATGCAATTAAAATCTAATTAGGGAACTGGAAGACGTCAAATAAAAAcctagaagaaaagaaaagaagagagagagagattgaTTGATGTGTATGTCTACACACACGGGTGTGCATACCATTATGTGCAATTGATAAATGTGAATGAGTACAAAACAAGATTTGAAAAATTGTGGAGCAAAAAGGACATATCAAAGTAGTAATATATATTGCTTTTCAAATTGATATCACATCTACAATGAAGTCTAAGGATAATGGACTAGATAAATTCCAGCAGGAATTGACCTAATAAGCTGTAAGCCAGGTTATAAGAATCTCTCACCATCAAATCATACCAAAATCTAAAGAGTCAATCATTGATGTATAAGTTAAACATATAACTGATGGAAAGAATGGACATCAGGAAACTTACAAAGTTGCAGAAAATGTCCTAATcctacataattttaaatttattgttatattttaataaataacaagTTTAATTATACAGTTATAATTGTGTGATTTTAGTTCTATCCTGGTCTTCCATCAAACCTTTAACAGGTTTTTGCTTACGCGACATCAAACATTTAACATTTAACAGTTATAATTGTGATATCAGAATTATCAGAATTAACAGAACCAAAAGATGTAACTAAATCACGTCAGCATATGATATCTGTTAGACAATTTGCTAGCTTCATTGCCACCAAacaaaattagttcaaaatcgATCGAAATGCTAAATTACAGAACCAAAGTACAATTAAGCTTGAAGAATAACTCGGTTCAATCGTTTTCCCGAACACCTAGCACTCATGCACAATCAACACATCTGAGTAATATCCAAACAGGGCATAAGAGAATCACCACATTATTTGAGGTCGTCAAAACTAGCAATTACTTCCAAACATTCCAATGAgttctttttatcaatttttttttttttttacaccaGATATAATTGATGAAACTTTAGAAGAGAACAAGAACCAACAACACCCACAAAAGTTTTCGCCATAAAGTTAAGTTTTTGAAAAGGAAAACGACATTGACCTGAGTGCAAACGGCTACAACCTCATCAAGGTCATCCCCGAACTCGTCCACGTCCTCCGAAAGCTTCTGAAAGAGTTCAACTTTGAACTTCTGGCTTTCCTGCAACATACCCCAAATAATGGAATCAATAAATAGCATGAGGTTTCAGCATGGGCAAATTTACACGGCAAAATACATGTACTCACGGATTCTGCAAATTGGGGAATTGGGTCAGGGTAGACGTACTTCTGGGAAGGTGAATGTGTGAGAGCGCAAGTGAAGGAGTTTGTGAAAATGCGTTGGGCGCTGAGGCACAACGAAGAAGAGGGTGACAGTGGGCGTGGGAAAGAATGGTGCAAGTTAAGAGAATTTGAAGAAAATGGTTTTGTATGATAGAAAGTAATCGTGAAGGGAGACGAACTCAAAACCAACATtgcaatttttgttttcaacagAATTCAGGGAATCTTTGTCTTCTTAGAGGGTGTATTTGGTTGTGTTCgaatcatttaaatattaaataatatcaaaattcacCTTATTCACGATACaagatattttctaaataagttattaatcattaaacaaaaataaaaataatcgtAATAAAcaagaattttataatttgaactacaaatgatttttttttgacaaacattttatttgataaagttGACAAAGTTATTAATGAGTagtactttattattattattttattaatttatttaatttaatgcattttttaaaatgtactattaatatatatatatagtatatagatagataaataACCACTattcacaacaacaaaaaattaatttaaggtCGCATCGTCTTGTTCttattgttttcttatttgtCAAAAGTGTCCTATTAATTATGAAACCTTCGACTAATAACTTCGCCTTCGTAATTATGTAGTTTACAATGTCTTTACACTTAttcaaacaagtttttttttttttttttcttttcttccttttagaTTTTTCACCATTTGGGTTTTTTCTTCTAGTGTTAGTTCAAGAATgtttcttcaaatttaatttaataaataacgTTGCGTTCTTAAAAGCTCGTCAGATAAActtgcaataaaaaaatatatagttattttattgaaaactattttttttaaaaatcatcaaaattcGTTTGAGGTCTACAAAAATGTTATCTTCGTCCTAAGGTCTAAAATAATGACAGATATAGAAATGGTAACAATAATAAAgtgaatacatataatttaaaaataacttaaatgtGGTCTAATTTATCAGAATTTTctcatttaactttttaaaatttgtatataaattatttttcgtttgtgaagaattttaatttattttcttctttttattttgtataatattttctaTGGATGTGAAACATGTTTTAACACTATTGAACATCAGTCTAAATAAAatgatcaaaattaaaattagggaACATTTTAAACAtgactatatatataaaaaataggaGTCTAAATATTCcaaattataacttatttattaattatattatcataCCGTCAGTAAATTAACATCTAAATGatagaaaagtaaaatttgaaaattcaattgcaaaattttaaaaattgaaagcttcataataaaatttgaaaaaataaaaatttaatgtttaaaatttataaaagtgcAAAAGTTCATTAACAAAGTGTGTAATTTAATCTTCTGTTTATCAACCAACTTCTCTCTCTGGACACTTCTCCTTGCAGTTCCAACCCTTTTTCCTGTACCCTCAATACTTTCTTTATTGCTTGCTTTGTCCCTACagtaaaaaagtaattaagaaacagtaaaaaattaataacctTGCACCCCTACCCCCACAAGCGTTGCACCCCCAATATGCTTTTCTCTACCACCCTGCAACCCCGAGGAGTCACGTGAATTTGACCTAAATTTGACCTAGCCATTTAAAATACGAGCCATCCCTCTTTGCCTTCACTTTTGCCAATTTGCCTTTGCCTTCACTTGGAGCATATCTGCGGCAGCATCAAGCAAGCAACGATGAGCAGCAACAGGCTCCTTTTTTTTGCATTCACTTTCCATTCACATATCATCCAAACACCATTCGCATCGCATCCAGTTAAGGTTTTCTCATTCatattttgtttggtttttcgTGAATGCTGTGAATGTTGTTGTATGTTGTATGCCATATGCCATCTATCAATGTTTTAATCACTTTAATCTGTAACCCTTATAATCTGAatactcattttattttttattgaacttTGCCATAACAAATGTCAACATCCGTTTTAGAGAACTCTATAGCAGATGTCGAGATccatttcctttattttttttgtgaaatggaTGTTGAGATCCATTTTAGCAATTTGTGAAACGgctgaaacggatgtcgacatccgtttcattgtttttttgttttattttttttaaaacggatgtcgagatccgtttcataacatttttatgtttgttgtgAAACGGATGTTGACATCCGTTTTAGGAAATTGCGAAATAGATCTTGACATccgtttcctttttctttttgagtttcaatgttttttttctattttcagttTCAATAACTGAGTTTGAGtcacagaaaacaaaatttaaattaaagaaatgggGTATATATTGAGATTATGGAGAGTTAAAATGGTTggaatatttttgaatatatgaAAGTTTGAAGGCTCCCAACACCACCTGGCACAGTAGCAGAGTTATAGCAAGGACCGACATGCGCATGCATATATGCTGTATTGATGAATCTCCTAGCTGCCTATACCCTACTTGTTTTATGGTTTATGTttgattgtaatattttaaactttgaatTATAGATATGGTTAGGACACGAGAAAATTTATCTAGACGTGGTTCACATGATGCACCCGAGAGTTCTACACAGGGTGCTGCACGGAGGAGACTGACCGGTTCAGCTCGTAGAAGGGGTCAGCACGAGGCTAATGTTGTTCAGGATAATGTTGTTG contains:
- the LOC114176627 gene encoding uncharacterized protein LOC114176627, which encodes MGNCQAVDAAALVIQHPSGKIERLYWPVSASEVMRTNPGYYVSLIIPLAVPEGQNQDQKTVLFTRVKLLRPNETLTLGHAYRLVTTQEVVKALKAKKHAKTKKPHGKTVDSMQIMQLEKASSDGETGGMLDTGNTYQGMKADRYRLMNSTHGALKLKSWRPSLQSISECSS
- the LOC114176626 gene encoding protein PLASTID REDOX INSENSITIVE 2, chloroplastic-like, yielding MLVLSSSPFTITFYHTKPFSSNSLNLHHSFPRPLSPSSSLCLSAQRIFTNSFTCALTHSPSQKYVYPDPIPQFAESESQKFKVELFQKLSEDVDEFGDDLDEVVAVCTQIFSEFLHKDYGGPGTLLVEPFTDMMVALKKKKLPGAALAARSSLLWAQKYVDKDWDVLNSTLK